The Rathayibacter caricis DSM 15933 genomic sequence CGAACCGCGGGCCGAGGCGAACCGCATCCTGATGCGCCGGGCGATCGACCGCGGCGAGATCCCCTCGGACGTCGACGTCGAGACCCTCGCGCTCGTCACGCCCTCGATGGTCGCCTACCGCGTGCTGCTGCTGCGCATCCCGGTCGACCGCGCGTTCCTCCTGTCGCTGATCGACGGGATCGTGCTGCCGGCGGTCGGGCTGGGGCGCTAGGACCACGACCAGCCGTTCCACTTCGCCCAGGAGTGCGGTGCCGACGACGATGCGGGGTGATCCGACGCAGGACCGGGAACGGCCCGCCACCTGGAGGGGGCGAGCCGTTACCGACGGCGATCCCGGTCAGTAGTCGTACGACTCGCAGGCCGTGCCGTCGTTGTCCCCGTCCAGGCGTCCCGGGTCCCCGTACGCCCTGTAACGGAGGAACCACGCCTGAGCAGCGGGTTGCGAGGGAAAATCCCCGCAGTTGACGATGTCACCGGGGTTCCCGTCAGGTGCAGGTGAAGGTCCCGGTGCCGGTGCCGGTGCCGGTGCCGGAACCGGACGGTTGCTCTGCCACAGCGGCCGGCCCGACGTCGAGTAGATGACGAGGTTGCCGTCGTTCTGCATGACCATGCGGGCGCCCGCGTTCCCGCTCGTGGCCGACTGCCAGACCGGTCGGTTCGCGGGGCTGTAGACGACGGCGTTGCCGTCCGCCTGCATCACGAGACGGCTGCCGGCCGCGGAGGTGCCGGTGAACCAGCGGACCGCGCCGCGGCTGTAGACGACGAGATTTCCGTCCGCCTGCATCGCGGCCTCACTGCCGCCGTCCGCCGAGCGCAGACCCCGCCCGGACGCGAGCTCGCTGCCGGAGGTGAGGACGTCGGCGATCACCGGAGCGGGAGGCGCCGGCGGGGCGGGCGGCACGTACGTGGACCACAGCGGACGACCGGTGGTGGAGTAGATCACCAGGTTTCCGTCGTTCTGCATCACCAGGCGGGCCCCGGCGTTGCCGCTCGTGCCCGACTGCCAGCGGACTCCTCCGGCCGCGGCGTAGACCACGGCGTTGCCGTCCCTCTGCATCACGAGGCGGTTCCCGGGACCCGAGAGGCCCGAGTTCCAGTTCACACCGCCGCGCCCGTAGACGACGAAATTCCCGTCGGCCTGCATGACCGCCTGGGAGCCCCCGTCACCGGAGGTGAGCCGCTGGTCGGAGCGCAGCTCGCCGCCTCCCTGGAGCGTGTCTCCGACCACGGCAGGCGGCGGCGCCTGGTACCCCGTCGCCCAGGCGGGCGAGCCGTCGGCTCGGTAGATCACGAGGTTGCCGTCGCTCTGCATGACCAGGCCGACTCCCGGGTTGCCGCCGGTGCCCGAATTCCAGACCGCGGAGTTCGAGGATGAGTAGACGACGAGGTTGCCGTCCGCCTGCAGGACGATCCGCGACCCGGCGACGGAGGTGCCCGTGTACCAGACCGGGCGGTTCGAAGCGTCGTAGACGACCGCGTTGCCGTCCGTCTGCATCACGAAGCGGAAGGCGCCGTTGGCGGAGACCAGTGACTCCCCCGCGGCGAGGGCTCCGTCGGCGACGAGTCGATCACCGGGCACCGCCGGCGGTCGAGGGGGCGTGGGGGCGGGAGGTCGAGTGGGAACCGGAGCCGGGCCTGGTGTCCGCGTCGGCGCGACGGTCGGAGTGGGAGTCGCCGTCGGAGTGGGAGTCGCCGTCCCGGTCGGTTCGGCCGTCGCGGTCGGCTCCGCAGTGGGCTCCGGCGCCTCGGTGGGCTCGCCCGTCGGCTCGGAGGTGGGCGCGACGATCGCGGGGAGTGCCGAGGCGGTGGGGGCCAGGGAGGCGATCCCTCCGATCGCGATCAGACAGGACAGGGTGATCGCGGTGACGCGAGGATGGTGCGGCTGGGGCACGGGCGGGCCTTTCCGAGGCGGAGGAGGAAGGGACGCTCGTCGTCGAGCCGTCCTGGGCGGAGCCTGGCATGCGCAGGTGGAGCCCGTCCACTCGACCGCGGGGAAACGCTCAGCGCCGGTGTGTCACTCCACGAGCGCGGCGAGCTGGGCCGCGACCGTCCCCCAGCCCTCCGCGAAGCCGAGGCGCTCGTGCTCGTCGCGCGTCGCCGGGTCCTTGTGCATCACGTGCGCCCGGTACAGCGTGCCGTCGGGGTGGTCCTCGAGCGTCACCACCGCCGTGATGAACGGCGAGGCGGACGGGCGCCAGCCCTCGACCAGGGCGGTCGTGAACACGAGCCGCTCGTCCGGATCCACGGCGAGATAGCAGCCGGAGAGGTGCGGTGCGAACTCCCCGCCGTCGCTCATCGATGTCTTGAGCGCGCCGCCCGGCCGCACGTCCATCGCGTCGACGCGGCACCGCATCGGGGCCGGGATCCACAACTGCGCGAACAGCTCGGGGGTGGTCCACGCCGCCCAGACCGACGATCGCGGGGCGCGGATCACGCGCGAGATCTCGAGGTCGAGATCGGGGTCGAAGGCGGTCATGGTGCTGTCCTCTCGTCGGACGGGCGCGGCGTCGCCGGACGGCGGCGCTCGGGGTCGGCCTGCCCGGAGGCCACCCGCTCGAGGCGGTCGGTGCGCTGCTCCCACTCCGAGCGCTGCTCGGCGAGCCAGTCCTCCACCGCGGCGAAGGCCGCCGGCTCGAGTCGGCAGGTGCGCACGCGCCCCTGCTTCGCGGTGCGGATCCAGCCCCCCTGCTCGAGCACGCGCAGGTGCTTGAGGAACGAGGTGAGCGCCATCGGGAAGGGCTCCGCCAGCTCGCCGACGGTCGCCGGACCTCGGCGGAGGCGGCTCACGACGGCCCTCCGTGTCGGATCCGCGAGCGCGCGGAACGCCGTGTCGAGCACGTCACCACGGTGAGCCATACGGCTCAGTATGCCATCGGCGGCACGAGAGGGGGCGCGGACCCTCCTAAAATCGGAGCCATGTCGAAAGTGTTGAGCAGTCTGCCCGTGGGCGAGCGTGTCGGAATCGCATTCTCGGGAGGCCTCGACACATCCGTCGCTGTCGCCTGGATGCGCGAGAAGGGCGCGGTGCCCTGCACCTACACCGCCGACATCGGCCAGTACGACGAGCCCGACATCGACAGCGTCCCGTCGCGCGCCGCGCAGTACGGCGCCGAGATCTCGCGCCTCGTCGACGCGAAGAGCGCCCTCGTCGAGGAGGGCCTCGTGGCGCTCCAGTGCGGCGCGTTCCACATCCGCTCCGGCGGCAAGACCTACTTCAACACCACGCCGCTCGGCCGGGCCGTCACCGGCACCCTCCTGGTGCGCGCGATGCGTGAGGACGGCGTGGACATCTGGGGCGACGGCTCCACCTAC encodes the following:
- a CDS encoding ArsR/SmtB family transcription factor translates to MAHRGDVLDTAFRALADPTRRAVVSRLRRGPATVGELAEPFPMALTSFLKHLRVLEQGGWIRTAKQGRVRTCRLEPAAFAAVEDWLAEQRSEWEQRTDRLERVASGQADPERRRPATPRPSDERTAP
- a CDS encoding excalibur calcium-binding domain-containing protein, with translation MPQPHHPRVTAITLSCLIAIGGIASLAPTASALPAIVAPTSEPTGEPTEAPEPTAEPTATAEPTGTATPTPTATPTPTVAPTRTPGPAPVPTRPPAPTPPRPPAVPGDRLVADGALAAGESLVSANGAFRFVMQTDGNAVVYDASNRPVWYTGTSVAGSRIVLQADGNLVVYSSSNSAVWNSGTGGNPGVGLVMQSDGNLVIYRADGSPAWATGYQAPPPAVVGDTLQGGGELRSDQRLTSGDGGSQAVMQADGNFVVYGRGGVNWNSGLSGPGNRLVMQRDGNAVVYAAAGGVRWQSGTSGNAGARLVMQNDGNLVIYSTTGRPLWSTYVPPAPPAPPAPVIADVLTSGSELASGRGLRSADGGSEAAMQADGNLVVYSRGAVRWFTGTSAAGSRLVMQADGNAVVYSPANRPVWQSATSGNAGARMVMQNDGNLVIYSTSGRPLWQSNRPVPAPAPAPAPGPSPAPDGNPGDIVNCGDFPSQPAAQAWFLRYRAYGDPGRLDGDNDGTACESYDY
- a CDS encoding SRPBCC family protein, encoding MTAFDPDLDLEISRVIRAPRSSVWAAWTTPELFAQLWIPAPMRCRVDAMDVRPGGALKTSMSDGGEFAPHLSGCYLAVDPDERLVFTTALVEGWRPSASPFITAVVTLEDHPDGTLYRAHVMHKDPATRDEHERLGFAEGWGTVAAQLAALVE